In one Vulgatibacter incomptus genomic region, the following are encoded:
- a CDS encoding sensor histidine kinase yields the protein MAPPESLPGAIGQQADGKARRLRLGSRFLLAAGLLVCTTVATGVFTVMALSRLTVTIDDTLRASDETTSTIARLAGGLEREDDALLLALDTRGTRVPLEAQRAEVDEALHALRSVATSEAETALADSLSRSIAAYRRAGDGIASAGDDPLALYRERANPLLRKAVIETGRLRALHFEAMGRVAAVAGEEARRATRIVFAIALAAFGISALIALHLARIVIRPLRALSHGADEIRRGNFGERLPVQPGDELGDLAETFNRMAEELASFRATNLGEVLRAKRTLEATLGALPDAVLLVDSQKRVVARNPAAQALLGEAGRLDELPIPDSAKREVERAIDEVQGSTPPVDLGSAIPLASSGEAQRFLPRMLHVPELFEGAGGAILVLSDVTELARVDEMRAELVAVASHELRTPLTTLRMTLLMLEEGAAALSDRQRELVSTSVLGAAQLASTIDEYLDLTRIEAGQLRLDREPIEPAALVRDAIARAATLAADSGVRLETAIPDRLPLVVGDGARLRLVLDNVLSNALKYTPWGGRVAIEAAEEDGAIRIGIADTGPGIPAEYSERVFEKFFRVEHHLPNRERGGRGAGIGLYLCREIVGLHGGTIRCDEAPGGSGTRFTVRIPIQFSP from the coding sequence ATGGCACCCCCGGAATCGCTCCCCGGCGCAATCGGTCAGCAGGCGGATGGAAAAGCGCGACGCCTGCGCCTCGGCTCGCGCTTCCTCCTCGCCGCGGGGCTCCTGGTCTGCACCACGGTGGCGACCGGGGTCTTCACCGTGATGGCCCTCTCTCGCCTCACGGTCACCATCGACGACACGCTTCGTGCGAGCGACGAGACGACCTCCACCATCGCCCGCCTCGCCGGCGGCCTCGAGCGGGAAGACGACGCCCTGCTCCTCGCCCTCGACACCCGCGGGACGCGGGTGCCGCTCGAGGCGCAGAGGGCCGAGGTGGACGAGGCGCTCCATGCCCTTCGCTCGGTCGCCACGAGCGAGGCCGAGACGGCCCTCGCCGATTCCCTCTCGCGGTCGATCGCCGCCTACCGCAGGGCCGGCGATGGGATCGCCTCCGCCGGCGACGATCCGCTCGCGCTCTACCGCGAGCGAGCGAACCCGCTCCTCCGAAAGGCGGTGATCGAGACGGGACGTCTCCGCGCCCTGCACTTCGAGGCGATGGGGAGGGTCGCGGCCGTCGCCGGAGAGGAGGCCCGGCGCGCCACGCGGATCGTCTTCGCCATCGCCCTGGCGGCGTTCGGGATCTCCGCCCTGATCGCCCTCCACCTCGCCCGGATCGTCATCCGGCCGTTGCGGGCGCTCAGCCACGGGGCGGACGAGATCCGACGGGGCAACTTCGGCGAGCGCCTCCCCGTACAGCCGGGCGACGAGCTCGGAGACCTCGCCGAGACCTTCAATCGGATGGCGGAGGAGCTCGCCTCCTTCCGGGCCACCAACCTCGGCGAGGTGCTGCGGGCCAAGCGCACCCTGGAGGCCACCCTGGGCGCCCTCCCCGACGCCGTGCTCCTCGTCGACTCGCAGAAGCGCGTGGTGGCGAGGAACCCCGCCGCACAGGCCCTCCTCGGCGAGGCCGGCCGCCTCGACGAGCTGCCGATCCCCGACTCGGCGAAGCGGGAGGTCGAGAGGGCGATCGACGAGGTGCAGGGGAGCACGCCACCGGTGGATCTCGGGAGCGCGATCCCACTCGCCTCGAGTGGCGAAGCGCAGCGATTCCTGCCGAGGATGCTCCACGTCCCCGAGCTCTTCGAGGGCGCGGGCGGCGCGATCCTCGTCCTCTCCGACGTCACCGAGCTGGCGCGGGTGGACGAGATGCGCGCGGAGCTCGTGGCCGTGGCCTCCCACGAGCTCCGCACGCCGCTGACCACCCTGCGCATGACCCTGCTCATGCTCGAGGAGGGGGCGGCGGCGCTCTCGGATCGGCAGCGGGAGCTCGTCTCCACCTCCGTCCTCGGCGCGGCGCAGCTCGCCTCCACCATCGACGAGTACCTCGACCTCACGCGGATCGAAGCGGGCCAGCTCCGGCTCGATCGGGAGCCGATCGAGCCCGCGGCCCTCGTCCGCGACGCGATCGCGCGCGCCGCGACCCTGGCCGCCGACTCGGGAGTCCGGCTCGAGACCGCGATCCCGGACCGGCTCCCCCTCGTGGTGGGTGACGGGGCCCGCCTGCGCCTCGTCCTCGACAACGTCCTGTCCAACGCCTTGAAGTACACGCCGTGGGGCGGCCGGGTGGCGATCGAGGCCGCCGAAGAGGACGGCGCGATCCGAATCGGGATCGCCGACACCGGCCCGGGCATCCCGGCCGAGTACAGCGAGCGCGTCTTCGAGAAGTTCTTCCGGGTGGAGCACCACCTCCCGAATCGGGAGCGGGGCGGCCGTGGCGCCGGGATCGGCCTCTACCTGTGCAGGGAGATCGTCGGGCTCCACGGCGGGACGATCCGCTGCGACGAAGCGCCTGGCGGCTCCGGCACCCGATTCACCGTGAGAATTCCCATACAGTTCTCGCCGTGA
- a CDS encoding sigma-54-dependent transcriptional regulator: protein MEIANDKSWSALIVDDDAGVRQSLRLCLEAAGGRILGVGAGAAALEALERSAYDLVFLDLWLGAESGLELLPQILRRQPHTAVILITAFATFESAVQAIKAGAVDYIPKPFTPDQVRLAAERVLQARRLEARVGELEERLGELDAESFFDTENPAFRAFLQTAGRAAASDAVVLLRGESGTGKNVMARWIRDRSARHAGAFVGVNCPALSTELMSSTLFGHRKGAFTGAVADAVGKVQEAEGGTLFLDEVGDLSLDAQARLLRFLNDRTYERLGEAAERRADVRLIAATNRPLEEEVRAGRFREDLFYRLNVLSLHLPALRERPEDLLPLAGHYLRFFSSRMGRPGLRLTPAAEDAIASHGWPGNLRELRNAIERAAILSPSQELGPADLGLTHAKGAPEAAVGSLVSLEAIEREHIARVIPQAPTLEAAARILGIDATTLQRKRKRYGLV from the coding sequence GTGGAGATCGCCAACGACAAGAGCTGGTCCGCCCTCATCGTCGACGACGACGCTGGAGTGAGGCAGTCGCTGCGCCTCTGCCTCGAGGCGGCGGGCGGCCGGATCCTCGGCGTGGGCGCCGGCGCCGCCGCGTTGGAGGCCCTGGAGCGGAGCGCCTACGACCTGGTCTTCCTCGACCTCTGGCTCGGCGCCGAGTCGGGGCTCGAGCTCCTGCCGCAGATCCTGCGCCGGCAGCCGCACACGGCGGTGATCCTGATCACGGCCTTCGCCACCTTCGAGAGCGCCGTCCAGGCGATCAAGGCCGGCGCCGTCGACTACATCCCCAAGCCGTTCACGCCCGATCAGGTGCGCCTCGCCGCCGAGCGCGTGCTGCAGGCGCGGAGGCTCGAGGCGCGGGTCGGAGAGCTCGAGGAACGCCTGGGAGAGCTGGACGCCGAGAGCTTCTTCGACACGGAAAACCCCGCGTTCCGCGCCTTCCTCCAGACCGCGGGCCGCGCCGCCGCGAGCGACGCCGTGGTCCTGCTCCGCGGCGAGAGCGGTACCGGCAAGAACGTGATGGCGCGGTGGATCCGCGACCGGAGCGCACGTCACGCAGGAGCCTTCGTCGGCGTGAACTGCCCGGCGCTCTCCACCGAGCTGATGAGCAGCACGCTCTTCGGCCACCGCAAGGGTGCCTTCACCGGCGCCGTCGCCGACGCCGTTGGCAAGGTGCAGGAAGCGGAAGGAGGCACGCTCTTCCTCGACGAGGTCGGCGACCTCTCCCTGGACGCCCAGGCCCGCCTCCTCCGCTTCCTGAACGACCGCACCTACGAGCGCCTGGGCGAGGCCGCCGAGAGGCGCGCCGACGTGCGCCTGATCGCCGCCACCAATCGCCCCCTCGAGGAGGAGGTGCGCGCCGGCCGCTTCCGGGAGGATCTCTTCTACCGACTGAACGTGCTCAGCCTGCACCTGCCGGCGCTGCGGGAGCGCCCCGAGGACCTCCTGCCGCTTGCGGGCCACTACCTCCGCTTCTTCTCGAGCCGGATGGGCCGGCCGGGTCTGCGGCTCACTCCGGCTGCAGAGGACGCCATCGCCTCCCACGGGTGGCCCGGAAACCTGCGTGAGCTCCGCAACGCCATCGAGCGAGCGGCGATCCTCTCGCCGTCCCAGGAGCTGGGCCCCGCGGACCTCGGGCTCACCCACGCGAAGGGTGCGCCGGAGGCCGCGGTCGGCTCCCTCGTCTCCCTGGAGGCGATCGAGCGGGAGCACATCGCGCGGGTGATCCCGCAGGCCCCGACCCTCGAGGCCGCGGCGCGGATCCTGGGCATCGACGCCACGACGCTGCAGCGGAAGCGCAAGCGCTACGGCCTGGTGTGA
- a CDS encoding efflux RND transporter permease subunit, giving the protein MVATLVRAALAHRVPVLACLFFVAAAGAWALGQQNVDAYPDISAQMVEVVTTFPGRAPEEVERQVTIPIELALRTVPKVETLRSRTIFGLSVVSLIFEDGVDPWWARQRVQENLAGAELPEGATAELGPLATAYGEIFRYQLASDGTRDAMELRTLQDWVVIPRLLRVPGVAEVSNLGGDAKEIGVVFQPSQLQRFGLSVGDVIEAIQSNSGSAGGSVVNRGSFSFVVRGRGSIESAADLREIFLKSVGGTPVLLRDVATVEETAKLATGIFLKDDDDHAVEGIVLMRKGENPTQVLEGLHEAVAELGEGGLPEGVFLRPFYDRSELVQGTVHTVTHIVVTGITLVLLVLIFFLGRPSMALLVAATIPFALLFAIGMMYLTNIPLGLLSIGAIDFGIIADGAVIMAENIARRIGEAGRVPRRELIRHVLDAALEVESPLFLSMLLIVAAYLPLLTLEKIEGLLFRPMAMTMIFAVAGGLLFSLFAVPVLSTWILRNGYEEWENPLLRWFRPRYAAWVEALLRHRGKVAGLTVVAFAASMAVVLPRLGTEFLPYMDEGVIWVRANFPEGTSVEQSAAYGKRLRDLARELPEVDYVAVQVGRNDSGTDPFPPSRLEILIGPKPRAAWERFSTKHELVAAIGEKFRTEFPTTKFNFTQPIIDSVTEDTNGTSAHLALEISGADPATLLSLAQRATTVLASVPGASDVAIEQEGPQPQVVISADRARASRYGVKVAELTRMIDVAIGGEPLGVLYEGDRRFDITARFDRSALVSPEAIGQLPVHTESGGTVPLAQVATIEVVDGQTIVARENGQRRLTVRTDIVGRDQGSFVAEAKRRFEKEVELPAGYRVAWLGMFENLARAQRHFLLLIPATIGVIALVLLAAFRSLKTTLILLVPIPFAFAGGMIALYLRGMNLNVSTGVGLATVFAVSIMDGLLMVRGIDAWRLEGHSLDEAIVHGRMSRLRPILMTSAVAVLGLLPASLATGLGSDVQRPLATVIIWGLSSATLLTLFVVPVVYRILAPAGRGSERTIAAGQEAFD; this is encoded by the coding sequence ATGGTCGCAACGCTCGTTCGCGCCGCGCTCGCTCACCGGGTGCCGGTCCTCGCATGCCTGTTCTTCGTCGCCGCCGCCGGGGCCTGGGCCCTCGGCCAGCAGAACGTCGACGCCTATCCCGACATCTCCGCGCAGATGGTCGAGGTGGTCACCACCTTCCCCGGACGTGCGCCGGAGGAGGTGGAGCGGCAGGTCACCATCCCCATCGAGCTCGCCCTGCGGACCGTGCCCAAGGTGGAGACGCTGCGCTCCCGCACGATCTTCGGCCTCTCGGTGGTCTCGCTGATCTTCGAGGACGGCGTGGACCCCTGGTGGGCCCGCCAGCGCGTGCAGGAGAACCTCGCCGGCGCCGAGCTCCCCGAGGGCGCGACCGCCGAGCTCGGACCCCTCGCCACCGCCTACGGTGAGATCTTCCGTTACCAGCTCGCGAGCGACGGCACCCGCGACGCGATGGAGCTGCGCACGCTGCAGGATTGGGTGGTGATCCCCAGGCTGCTCCGCGTGCCCGGCGTGGCCGAGGTCTCCAACTTGGGCGGCGACGCGAAGGAGATCGGCGTCGTCTTCCAGCCGTCGCAGCTCCAGCGCTTCGGCCTCTCGGTCGGCGACGTGATCGAGGCGATCCAGAGCAACAGCGGTAGCGCCGGCGGCAGCGTGGTGAACCGCGGCAGCTTCTCCTTCGTGGTCCGGGGACGCGGCTCGATCGAGAGCGCCGCCGACCTGCGGGAGATCTTCCTCAAGTCGGTGGGCGGGACGCCCGTGCTCCTGCGCGACGTCGCCACGGTGGAGGAGACGGCCAAGCTCGCCACCGGGATCTTCCTCAAGGACGACGACGATCACGCGGTCGAGGGGATCGTCCTGATGCGAAAAGGTGAGAATCCAACCCAGGTGCTCGAGGGACTCCACGAGGCGGTGGCCGAGCTCGGCGAGGGCGGGCTCCCGGAGGGCGTCTTCCTCCGGCCCTTCTACGACCGCAGCGAGCTCGTCCAGGGGACGGTGCACACGGTGACACACATCGTAGTCACCGGCATCACACTCGTGCTCCTGGTGCTGATCTTCTTCCTCGGACGCCCCTCGATGGCGCTGCTGGTCGCGGCCACGATCCCCTTCGCCCTGCTCTTCGCGATCGGGATGATGTACCTCACGAACATCCCGCTGGGCCTGCTCTCCATCGGCGCGATCGACTTCGGGATCATCGCCGACGGCGCCGTGATCATGGCGGAGAACATCGCCCGCCGGATCGGCGAGGCAGGGCGCGTGCCGCGGCGCGAGCTGATCCGACACGTCCTCGACGCGGCCCTCGAGGTGGAGAGCCCGCTCTTCCTCTCGATGCTCCTGATCGTCGCCGCCTACCTTCCCCTGCTCACGTTGGAGAAGATCGAGGGACTCCTCTTCCGCCCCATGGCCATGACCATGATCTTCGCGGTGGCGGGTGGCCTCCTCTTCTCCCTCTTCGCCGTGCCCGTGCTCTCCACGTGGATCCTCCGGAACGGCTACGAGGAGTGGGAGAACCCGCTCCTGCGCTGGTTCCGGCCGCGCTACGCCGCCTGGGTGGAAGCGCTCCTCCGTCACCGCGGAAAGGTCGCCGGCCTCACCGTGGTCGCCTTCGCCGCGAGCATGGCGGTGGTGCTGCCCCGCCTCGGCACCGAGTTCCTGCCCTACATGGACGAGGGCGTGATCTGGGTCCGGGCGAACTTCCCGGAGGGCACCTCCGTGGAGCAGAGCGCCGCCTACGGCAAGCGCCTGCGCGACCTCGCCCGGGAGCTCCCCGAGGTGGATTACGTGGCGGTGCAGGTGGGCCGCAACGACAGCGGCACCGATCCCTTTCCGCCGAGCCGCCTCGAGATCCTCATCGGGCCGAAGCCGCGCGCCGCTTGGGAGCGCTTCTCCACCAAGCACGAGCTGGTGGCGGCCATCGGCGAGAAGTTCCGGACCGAGTTCCCAACCACGAAGTTCAACTTCACCCAGCCGATCATCGACAGCGTGACCGAGGACACCAACGGCACGTCGGCGCACCTCGCTCTCGAGATCAGCGGGGCCGATCCCGCCACCCTCCTCTCGCTCGCGCAGCGAGCGACCACGGTCCTCGCCAGCGTCCCGGGCGCCAGCGACGTGGCCATCGAGCAGGAGGGGCCGCAGCCCCAGGTGGTGATCTCGGCCGACCGGGCCAGGGCCTCGCGCTACGGCGTGAAGGTCGCGGAGCTCACCCGGATGATCGACGTCGCCATCGGCGGCGAGCCGCTGGGCGTGCTCTACGAGGGCGATCGACGCTTCGATATCACCGCCCGCTTCGACCGCAGCGCGCTGGTGTCCCCCGAGGCGATCGGCCAGCTCCCGGTCCACACCGAGAGTGGCGGGACGGTCCCCCTGGCCCAGGTGGCAACGATCGAGGTGGTCGACGGCCAGACCATCGTCGCGCGGGAGAACGGACAGCGCCGGCTCACCGTGCGCACCGACATCGTCGGCCGCGACCAGGGCAGCTTCGTCGCCGAGGCGAAGCGGCGCTTCGAGAAGGAGGTCGAGCTGCCCGCCGGCTACCGGGTCGCCTGGCTCGGCATGTTCGAGAACCTGGCGCGGGCACAGCGGCACTTCCTCCTGCTGATCCCCGCCACCATCGGCGTGATCGCGCTGGTGCTCCTCGCCGCGTTCCGCTCGCTGAAGACCACGCTGATCCTGCTGGTCCCGATCCCCTTTGCGTTTGCCGGGGGGATGATCGCGCTCTACCTGCGCGGCATGAACCTCAACGTCTCGACCGGCGTCGGCCTCGCCACGGTGTTCGCCGTCTCCATCATGGACGGCCTGCTCATGGTCCGCGGGATCGACGCCTGGCGGCTCGAGGGGCATTCGCTCGACGAGGCGATCGTCCATGGACGGATGTCCCGCCTCCGCCCGATCCTGATGACGTCCGCGGTCGCGGTGCTCGGCCTCCTGCCGGCGTCGCTCGCGACCGGCCTCGGCTCGGACGTGCAGCGTCCCCTCGCCACCGTGATCATCTGGGGCCTCTCGAGCGCGACGCTGCTCACGCTCTTCGTGGTCCCGGTGGTCTACCGGATACTGGCGCCAGCCGGGCGAGGATCCGAGCGCACGATCGCCGCGGGGCAGGAAGCATTCGACTAG
- a CDS encoding TolC family protein produces MFLRSRRPGALASFLLLTAGRPAFAEVEAEASPASVAARIASCLEADPRLLAGKEEIHQAEAEEVTASLVPNPELQVASGLVPFPWSPFDDADHPGGPPQLEAIVSMPLDWLVFGKRAAARESAGIGVDVAKAGFDDLRRQRLLAALEAHYDLAEAAGVRELADEAHREAERLYSITAARVGAGGAEAVELDRVRVSIAERRRELALARAAETGARARYEAIVGRGCEEPGSLEGPAPEPVSEHAALELAEKSRPDLVGLRLHVDQSGAELRKERADAFPELSVEAGYTRQFQRKAMGAPDAHSWGVGLTVGLPIFDRNQGGLAKARSVRRQAEHELEASRREARAEVTEAVRNYEASFEIATTHDEEALRAATRAKERIEEAYALGGRSLLEVLDAQESWREARRNHLSSRAELWRSLSRLQAAVGVQVLP; encoded by the coding sequence ATGTTCCTCCGCTCCAGACGTCCCGGCGCGCTCGCCTCCTTTCTCCTCCTCACCGCCGGCAGGCCCGCCTTCGCCGAAGTCGAAGCCGAGGCCTCGCCCGCGTCCGTAGCGGCGCGAATCGCGTCGTGTCTCGAGGCCGATCCCAGGCTTCTCGCGGGCAAGGAGGAGATCCACCAGGCCGAGGCGGAGGAAGTCACGGCCTCCCTCGTCCCCAACCCCGAGCTGCAGGTGGCCTCGGGCCTCGTGCCCTTCCCCTGGAGCCCCTTCGACGACGCCGACCACCCGGGCGGCCCTCCGCAGCTCGAGGCGATCGTCTCGATGCCTCTCGATTGGCTGGTCTTCGGCAAGCGCGCCGCCGCCCGAGAGAGCGCAGGTATCGGCGTGGACGTGGCGAAGGCCGGATTCGACGACCTCCGGCGGCAGCGCCTGCTCGCCGCCCTCGAGGCCCACTACGATCTCGCCGAGGCCGCCGGCGTGCGCGAGCTCGCCGACGAGGCCCACCGCGAGGCCGAGCGCCTCTACTCGATCACGGCGGCCCGCGTCGGCGCCGGCGGAGCCGAGGCGGTAGAGCTGGATCGCGTCCGCGTCTCCATCGCGGAGAGGCGCCGCGAGCTCGCCCTCGCCAGGGCTGCAGAGACCGGAGCCCGTGCGCGCTACGAGGCGATCGTCGGCCGGGGTTGCGAAGAGCCCGGATCCCTCGAGGGCCCCGCGCCGGAGCCCGTCTCGGAACATGCCGCGCTCGAGCTCGCGGAGAAGAGCCGCCCCGATCTCGTAGGCCTCCGTTTGCACGTCGATCAGTCGGGCGCGGAGCTCAGAAAGGAGCGGGCCGATGCCTTCCCCGAGCTCTCGGTGGAAGCCGGTTACACACGTCAGTTCCAGCGCAAGGCGATGGGCGCCCCGGATGCCCACTCCTGGGGCGTCGGGCTGACCGTGGGCCTCCCGATCTTCGACCGGAACCAGGGCGGCCTGGCGAAAGCCCGCTCCGTCCGGCGGCAGGCCGAGCACGAGCTCGAGGCGAGCCGGCGCGAGGCCCGCGCGGAGGTGACAGAGGCCGTCCGCAACTACGAGGCGAGCTTCGAGATCGCCACCACCCATGACGAGGAGGCGCTCCGGGCCGCGACCCGAGCCAAGGAGCGGATCGAAGAGGCCTACGCCCTCGGCGGCCGATCGCTCCTCGAGGTCCTCGACGCCCAGGAGAGCTGGCGCGAGGCCCGGCGGAACCACCTCTCCAGCCGCGCCGAGCTCTGGCGCTCCCTCTCCCGCTTGCAGGCCGCCGTCGGCGTCCAGGTGCTCCCGTGA
- a CDS encoding efflux RND transporter periplasmic adaptor subunit → MNRLANLSGEWKGWAFVAVLLGAAIGWLALAAPPAPAWAPSDPALRAGISIEPLAIGIPSASPLAERLTIVPIRTAEIDSPLLQVAGSIVATHRAEGWQLASPELLGAWAEWVQASADVAFQRSQLATTRQLHDAKGKAAADVVERLRRLFEIGSSAASELAAEEANLIQVRLEARQANHEAEAASTAATRHHASLERQLEQQGVSPTLLREVGVGNAVVVAEVPESQIARVKTEQEVSVRLASEPAATSRKGRVKKILPFVATEPRTLRLLVTLEDREQRLLPGMFAEVGIGVDRRDAQLVPQTAALHLGRLDYVLVEDGNDRWRVAEVRFGPPHGADIELLDGPAAPLRVVADGAILLKPFVAKALASRSER, encoded by the coding sequence GTGAACCGTCTCGCGAATCTCTCCGGCGAATGGAAGGGTTGGGCGTTCGTCGCCGTCCTCCTCGGCGCCGCCATCGGCTGGCTCGCGCTCGCCGCTCCTCCCGCTCCCGCGTGGGCCCCGAGCGATCCAGCGCTCCGCGCCGGCATCTCCATCGAGCCCCTCGCCATCGGGATCCCCTCGGCCTCGCCGCTGGCGGAGCGCCTGACCATCGTCCCGATCCGGACCGCCGAAATCGACAGCCCGCTCCTCCAGGTGGCCGGCTCGATCGTCGCCACCCACCGCGCGGAAGGCTGGCAGCTCGCGAGCCCCGAGCTCCTGGGCGCGTGGGCGGAGTGGGTGCAGGCCTCGGCGGACGTCGCCTTCCAGCGCTCGCAGCTCGCCACCACGAGGCAGCTCCACGACGCGAAGGGCAAGGCCGCCGCCGACGTGGTGGAGAGGCTCCGTCGCCTTTTCGAGATCGGCTCCAGCGCCGCGAGCGAGCTCGCCGCAGAAGAAGCGAACCTGATCCAGGTCCGGCTCGAGGCGCGGCAGGCGAACCACGAGGCGGAGGCCGCTTCGACCGCGGCTACCCGGCACCACGCGTCCCTCGAGAGGCAGCTCGAGCAGCAGGGCGTCTCGCCGACCCTGCTCCGCGAGGTCGGCGTTGGGAACGCGGTCGTCGTCGCAGAGGTCCCCGAGTCGCAGATCGCGCGGGTGAAGACCGAGCAGGAGGTCTCCGTCCGCCTCGCGAGCGAACCGGCCGCCACGTCGCGAAAAGGCCGCGTGAAGAAGATCCTCCCCTTCGTGGCCACCGAGCCGCGCACCCTGCGCCTCCTGGTCACACTGGAGGACCGCGAGCAGCGCCTCCTCCCCGGCATGTTCGCGGAGGTCGGGATCGGCGTGGACCGGCGGGACGCGCAGCTCGTTCCCCAGACCGCGGCCCTCCACCTCGGCCGCTTGGACTACGTGCTGGTCGAGGACGGGAACGATCGCTGGCGCGTGGCGGAGGTCCGCTTCGGCCCTCCGCATGGAGCCGACATCGAGCTCCTCGACGGCCCCGCAGCGCCCCTCCGCGTCGTCGCCGACGGCGCCATCCTGCTCAAGCCCTTCGTCGCGAAGGCCCTCGCCAGCCGAAGCGAGAGGTAG
- a CDS encoding multidrug resistance efflux transporter family protein: MNKTAFRAVLLALASALFFTLTYVLNRRAAVAGGHWAWTASLRYLITLPILAGLVGLRGGARPVLSAMRASPGPWLAWSGIGFVLFYVCLSYAADSGPSWLVAAGFQLTVVAGMVLAPLLYDDERGRIPPLAFGIGLVTVGGVVLMQLGRIGSGLQSDGWIALGCVLVSAFAYPFGNRRMLLHLEREGRSLSALQRVFGMTLASMPLWLVVAVWGFVRSGAPSIEQVWLSGGVAVSAGVIATVLFFEATGRVRNDPTALGAVEAMQGSELLFATLMGVALLDEPWPAGWTLVGGVVVLLGLAGLAAVSARPRSLPRP, encoded by the coding sequence ATGAACAAGACCGCATTCCGCGCCGTGCTCCTCGCCCTGGCCTCGGCCCTTTTCTTCACGCTCACCTACGTCCTCAACCGCCGCGCGGCGGTCGCAGGCGGCCACTGGGCGTGGACGGCGAGCCTGCGCTACCTGATCACCCTCCCGATCCTCGCGGGGCTGGTGGGCCTCCGGGGCGGCGCGCGCCCGGTGCTCTCGGCGATGCGCGCGAGCCCCGGGCCGTGGCTCGCATGGAGCGGCATCGGCTTCGTCCTCTTCTACGTCTGCTTGAGCTACGCCGCCGACAGCGGACCGTCGTGGCTCGTCGCCGCGGGCTTCCAGCTCACGGTGGTCGCGGGCATGGTGCTGGCGCCGCTGCTCTACGACGACGAGCGCGGGCGCATCCCGCCTCTCGCCTTCGGCATCGGCCTGGTCACGGTGGGCGGCGTGGTCCTCATGCAGCTCGGCCGCATCGGCAGCGGCCTGCAGAGCGACGGCTGGATCGCCCTCGGCTGCGTGCTCGTGTCGGCCTTCGCCTATCCCTTCGGCAACCGGAGGATGCTGCTCCACCTGGAGAGGGAGGGGCGCTCGCTGAGCGCCCTGCAGCGCGTCTTCGGCATGACCCTGGCCAGCATGCCGCTCTGGCTGGTCGTCGCCGTCTGGGGCTTCGTCCGGAGCGGGGCGCCGTCGATCGAGCAGGTGTGGCTGTCGGGCGGCGTCGCCGTGTCCGCGGGCGTGATCGCGACGGTGCTCTTCTTCGAGGCGACCGGAAGGGTTCGCAACGATCCCACTGCGCTGGGCGCGGTGGAGGCGATGCAGGGCTCGGAGCTCCTCTTCGCCACGCTGATGGGCGTAGCGCTCCTCGACGAGCCCTGGCCCGCCGGCTGGACGCTGGTCGGCGGGGTGGTGGTCCTGCTCGGGCTGGCGGGCCTCGCCGCGGTGAGCGCGAGGCCGCGGAGCCTTCCGCGCCCCTGA